In a genomic window of Sulfoacidibacillus ferrooxidans:
- the pgsA gene encoding CDP-diacylglycerol--glycerol-3-phosphate 3-phosphatidyltransferase, producing MNLANRITIARMIMVPIVMLFLLVRIPLFQVYTGGRIISGGELIAAFVFIIAASTDSLDGYIARKRKLITNFGKFMDPLADKLLVSTSLICLVALQKVPAWIAIIIIAREFAVTGLRAVASSEGEVIAASGLGKWKTALQMIALVEIMIGDFPFSYIGIPFDVITLYAAAIMTVISGIDYFMKNRHVLGAQS from the coding sequence GTGAATCTGGCTAACCGCATTACTATAGCCAGAATGATCATGGTTCCAATTGTCATGCTGTTTTTGCTGGTACGCATTCCACTATTTCAAGTGTACACAGGTGGACGTATCATCTCGGGTGGGGAACTCATTGCTGCATTCGTGTTTATAATTGCCGCCAGTACAGACAGCTTAGACGGATATATCGCTCGCAAAAGGAAGTTAATTACTAATTTCGGTAAATTCATGGATCCGTTGGCAGATAAATTGCTTGTGTCTACATCATTGATCTGTTTGGTGGCATTGCAAAAGGTTCCAGCGTGGATCGCGATTATTATTATTGCGCGAGAGTTTGCTGTGACTGGATTGCGTGCTGTCGCTTCCTCTGAAGGTGAAGTGATTGCAGCGAGCGGACTTGGGAAGTGGAAGACAGCATTACAGATGATTGCTCTGGTTGAAATTATGATCGGTGATTTCCCCTTTTCCTATATAGGGATCCCGTTTGATGTGATTACTCTGTACGCGGCAGCGATCATGACAGTTATTAGTGGTATCGATTATTTCATGAAAAATAGGCATGTACTTGGCGCGCAGTCATAA
- the rimO gene encoding 30S ribosomal protein S12 methylthiotransferase RimO — protein MANQRVSIVTLGCEKNAVDSEVMVGLMEQKGYTMTDDPDLADVVIVNTCAFIDAAKQESVDTILRLAADKHPGKKLLVAGCMAQRYAEELLLEIPEIDGLVGTGEFPRIVELIEQAKNGERPKWTGNPVYIYDEFTPRKTSGGPSAYIKIAEGCDHKCTFCVIPQMRGTFRSRTIESIVTEAKQLVAQGVREVNLIAQDSTQYGLDLYGKRQLPDLLRALNDIDGLQWIRLHYAYPGYFTDDLIEAFRILPKVVKYIDMPLQHSEDHILRAMQRPGRQRHIRELVAKMRDRIPGVVLRSSFIVGFPGETEEDFQRLQLFVEEIGFDHIGVFTYSAEESSPAATFSTQVDDSVKERRASELMETARRVASARMSRHVGDVVPVLIEGYDQDDHSIYVGRTPFDAKEIDGVVYVTGRDLQIGTIVPVRISHAFEFDLVGEAV, from the coding sequence GGATGTTGTCATTGTGAATACTTGTGCGTTTATTGATGCAGCAAAGCAAGAGTCAGTGGATACCATTTTACGTCTAGCGGCAGACAAGCATCCAGGTAAAAAGCTACTTGTCGCGGGATGTATGGCACAACGTTACGCAGAAGAACTGCTCTTGGAGATTCCTGAGATTGATGGACTTGTGGGTACTGGAGAGTTTCCACGCATTGTTGAACTCATCGAACAGGCGAAAAATGGAGAGCGTCCTAAGTGGACGGGTAATCCTGTTTATATTTATGATGAATTTACACCGCGTAAAACCTCTGGTGGACCTTCTGCATATATTAAAATTGCAGAAGGGTGCGATCATAAGTGTACATTTTGTGTGATTCCACAGATGAGAGGGACGTTTCGCTCGCGAACGATTGAAAGTATCGTGACTGAGGCGAAGCAACTTGTGGCACAGGGTGTACGCGAAGTGAATTTGATTGCTCAAGACTCAACACAATACGGATTAGATTTGTATGGGAAGCGACAATTACCAGATTTACTGCGCGCTTTAAATGATATTGATGGTTTGCAGTGGATTCGTTTGCATTATGCATACCCAGGATATTTTACTGATGATCTGATTGAAGCTTTTCGCATACTGCCAAAAGTTGTTAAATATATTGATATGCCTTTGCAACATTCAGAGGATCATATCTTGCGAGCCATGCAGCGTCCTGGACGGCAACGGCACATTCGCGAGTTAGTAGCGAAGATGAGAGATCGAATTCCTGGTGTGGTATTGCGCTCCTCGTTCATTGTAGGTTTCCCTGGAGAAACTGAGGAGGATTTTCAACGATTACAACTATTTGTTGAAGAGATTGGATTTGACCATATAGGGGTATTTACTTACTCTGCAGAAGAGTCTTCTCCAGCAGCCACCTTTTCAACTCAAGTTGATGATTCAGTAAAGGAACGACGCGCAAGTGAATTGATGGAAACTGCACGACGAGTCGCTTCGGCTCGGATGAGTCGTCATGTAGGTGATGTGGTGCCGGTGTTGATTGAGGGTTATGACCAAGATGATCATTCGATCTACGTAGGTAGAACACCGTTTGATGCTAAAGAAATTGACGGTGTTGTGTACGTGACGGGTCGGGATTTGCAGATTGGTACGATTGTTCCGGTTCGCATTTCGCATGCATTTGAATTTGATCTTGTGGGGGAGGCCGTCTAG
- a CDS encoding competence/damage-inducible protein A: MLSAELIAVGTEILLGQIDNSHARYLSEELAKLGVSVYYHSAVGDNVDRLTALIKRAMARSQIVILTGGLGPTGDDVTRDAVAEACNLPLTFSAQAYEEHVLPYFLRMNKEPSETNRRQALQIGDAEFLVNPRGTAPGQYVRHEGHHFFLLPGPPLEMRPMFEESVRPKIAVLSGSSVIHSRVLRLYGIGESDVESMLQDMMRGQTNPTLAPLASEGEMVLRLTAKAAVREEAIALIAPVEKELMKRLGQYVYGFDDTSLAQVVFHELQERGKTISFAESCTGGMLSSMIVDLPGSSEVFLGSVVSYSDAVKRAILGVSENSLEQHGAVSEEVARAMAQGVRAALGTDYGVSVTGIAGPGGATVDKPVGLVYTAVASADGVKVMRRVFSGNRMQVRIRAAKLAMYLLLQELIR; this comes from the coding sequence ATGCTTTCTGCAGAATTGATTGCAGTCGGAACGGAAATACTGCTCGGTCAAATTGATAATTCTCACGCGCGCTATTTATCTGAAGAATTGGCTAAACTGGGTGTATCAGTTTATTATCACTCTGCAGTGGGTGATAATGTGGATCGCTTGACTGCGCTGATCAAGCGAGCGATGGCGCGATCGCAGATAGTGATTTTGACTGGTGGACTAGGTCCAACGGGTGATGATGTCACACGTGATGCGGTAGCTGAGGCGTGTAATCTTCCGCTGACTTTTTCTGCACAAGCGTATGAGGAACATGTACTGCCCTATTTTTTGCGTATGAATAAAGAACCATCTGAAACCAACCGGAGACAGGCCTTGCAAATTGGTGATGCCGAATTCCTCGTCAATCCGCGTGGAACAGCACCAGGACAGTATGTGCGCCATGAAGGTCACCATTTCTTTTTGTTGCCTGGCCCCCCGCTTGAGATGCGGCCAATGTTTGAAGAGTCGGTTCGTCCTAAAATAGCAGTTCTATCGGGTTCTTCTGTGATCCATAGTCGGGTTTTGCGCCTGTATGGAATTGGAGAATCAGATGTTGAATCGATGCTGCAAGACATGATGAGGGGACAAACAAACCCCACACTTGCACCTTTGGCATCTGAAGGTGAAATGGTTTTGCGCTTGACTGCAAAGGCGGCTGTGCGTGAAGAAGCTATAGCATTGATTGCGCCAGTTGAAAAAGAATTGATGAAGCGTTTGGGGCAGTATGTGTATGGCTTTGATGATACATCTCTTGCTCAAGTAGTGTTTCATGAACTGCAAGAACGCGGAAAAACCATTTCATTTGCTGAGAGTTGTACGGGTGGTATGCTTAGTTCTATGATTGTAGATTTACCCGGTAGTTCTGAGGTGTTTTTGGGATCTGTCGTATCCTATTCTGACGCAGTCAAGAGAGCGATCCTTGGAGTTTCAGAGAATTCACTCGAACAACACGGTGCTGTAAGTGAAGAGGTCGCAAGAGCGATGGCGCAAGGTGTGCGAGCAGCGCTTGGTACAGATTACGGAGTCAGTGTGACTGGCATTGCTGGCCCTGGTGGAGCTACAGTAGATAAGCCTGTTGGCTTAGTGTATACAGCAGTCGCTTCCGCCGATGGGGTAAAGGTTATGCGTAGAGTTTTTTCTGGCAACCGAATGCAAGTAAGAATAAGGGCAGCAAAATTAGCAATGTATTTGCTTTTACAAGAGTTAATTAGATGA